The Mycobacterium riyadhense sequence CGCAACTTTGATGCTCATAACCGCTGATCAGATCACACCGGTCAGACCACCGCATTCCGTAGTCAGCGAACGAGGTCCGGCTGTGCTTCCAGAGCTGCTCGGGCTGCGATCCGCCCGGCCTCCAGGGCGGCATCAATCTGCCTAAAGTTCAACACACCGATCTTCGAGACGTCCGGCTCGATGATGGCCGCAACGCGAGGGAGCTCGCGCAGGTTGGCGGTGGAGGCCGCAAGGTCGAACGTACGAAGCAATGTCTCTTGCAACGGAGGTAAGGCGACATCAGTGCCGGTGAAGAGCCGCCGGACGAACCCGGGAGGCTGAACGATCGACGGCAACAAGCCGAAGCCTTTCGACGGCACGAACGTTCGACGTAGATCCACGCAGATGACGTCGCCATCTTGGTCGGCGCACATCACGTCGGCAGGGAGGTTGTTCAACAGTCCACCGTCGACGAGCATCTGTTCGCCATGTTGCACCGGCGGAATGAGACCGGGGATCGAGATCGATGCGCGCACGGCGAGCCACACCGGCCCACGCCGGTGGACGATCTGATCGCCTGTGATCATGTCCGCGGAAACGGAGAAGAACCCTTTGGGCAGATGCTCGATCAAAGTGCTGCCGAAGAATTGCTCAATCAGACGATTGACGCGCCCACCTCGAGTCAGGGCTACCGCAGGGATCGTGTAGTCGCCGAGTGGATCGCTGTACGCCATGAACTCTCGCGCCGCGGCGATCGCGTCACTGGCGTCCATCCCCAGCGCGAACGCCGCGGAAGCGATTGCACCGGAACTCGTTCCGCCAAACCGGTCGATGACAACGCCCGCCCGGGTGAGCTCTTCGTAAACACCAAAATGGGCAAATCCGCGAGCCCCGCCGCCGGCCATCACAAGACCGATCGATCGGCCGGCGATTCTGCGTGCTAGAGCACCGAAGCCATCCTCGGTGGCGGGGTGATGCGAAACCGGCGCCAGCCGATCCCACCAACTTGGATCCGGTTCCGCCGTGCAGGTGACCAGGTGGACTGGCCGTTGGGTAGCTAGCGAATCAACCTCTTCCGGCGGAGAGTGGTGATCCGCAAGCACCACGAGGCGGTCGCTTTGCGCGCCAACATATTGACGCCAGAGGCCGCTGGAGCCTCGGTCGGCTACCATCAAAACCCAATCGTTGCTGTGCTCCGCCCGATCAAGGGTCTCGCTGAACGCTTCGACGAACTCGCCATAAGTCTGAACTTCTGCGATGGTGTCGACGGGCGCAGCGACGACGGCAGTCCGACCGTGAGAGCCCAGTCGAGTCGCGATCGCGTCAACGATCGGGGCCGCCGCGGTGTCCTCAGTTGATAGCACGCCGATAACCCGAGGACGCCCAGATGTCTTGACGCGTCGCGACTCACGCAGCATCCTCGCCATCACCCGCAGCATTGCCGCTTGCATTTGCGGAGCTCTCGCAAGTATCTCGGTGAACGTGTCAGCGGCGATCCGCCAGACGACGCCGTCTCGAAGGGCTTGTACACCGGCCGAGCGAACACCGCCGGCGATCACGCCCAGGTCTCCGATCGAGTCACCGGATGCCATCTCAGCGATCACGTGTCCATCCGCGCCGATAGCTGCGAATCGCCCCGAGTCGACGATGTAGATGGAGTCCGATTGGTCTCCCGCATGAAAGAGCCACTCGTTGGTGGGCACGTGGCGACGATCTACGGTGGTCGAGAGTCGTTCGAGTTGCTCGTCATCGATGTCGGCGAGTATCGGAATGTTCCGCAGTGCGGCTCGCACATCGGCACCACGCCGCTTGGCCAATCGCTCTTCATTCCTCAGTGACATCTCTCCCAGCTCTACCGTCAGATGCGTTCCTCAGTGTTCCGAGATGAATTTACCTGCTACGTGTAGGTGGTTTGTTCACCAATTTGGCGTCACCGCAGCAAAGACAGCGTCCATGTCGACCAGATGAACTCGGTTGTGCGCCACGCCAACTGCCGCTCCGGCTCAGCCCATTGTGGCTGGCTGTTCGTCTGCGCCGCGGTCCAGGCTGCGAAAGCCCGCACAGGCTTTCTTGAAACCCAGCAGGTACGGCAACGCGTGCCACTCGAACTTCAGATAGGCCCAGAGACGGCCGAAGAAGCTGCGCTCTGGCGGCAGGGGTGGCACCTCCGAGGTCGCGAGATCGATGTAGTGAGTTGGGGTATGTCCGAGGCCCTCGAAGTCGTGCGTGAGCGGCTTGCATAGCCCGCGCACCGGCTCGTCGAGGCACTGTGCCACAACGTCGGTCATCAGCAGGTACTCCGACACGGGGACGTTATTTTTCAGCATGCGGTGCACGAGAATGACGTCGACACCGGCGAGCTCGACGTTGCGTTTCACCCGCTGCTCCGCCACCTCGCCCTCGTGGGTGACGAATTTGATCGTCAGGTTGTCTCGCTGCTCACAACTCTTACAGTCGCAGGGATGGTCCTTTTTGATCCGCTCCCGCCGCGCACGGAACGCGTGCCGCATCCGGGATGGCCGGTCGCATACCAGCACGTTGGCGTCGCCGTCTGGTGCCCAAAAAAACGCGGCGTCGCCCTCCAGCTTCGCCAGCTTCATGCCTTTGCCGGCGTCGATGACTGATTCCAGTAGCTCCGCCACCGTCCATTGCGCGTGGGCCAGGTGCTTGCGGTTCCAATGCATGTAGTTCGTGTATCCGCCGATGTCGGCGATGAGGAGAACAGCGCGTTGAATGCCCATACGTCGGGCAGTGTAGCGAGGGCCGCAGCGCGCTGCGACCTCCGTCACTCGACCGTCGCTATGCCATCTGGGGGCCCGGCGGCATACCGACCGGGGGGCCAGGCTGGCTGACCGCGACGACCTGGCCGCCGGACAGCTTGCGGTACGTGTAGGTCTGGATGAGCGAGGCGATCGGAACACCAACGAGCATGCCGACGTAGCACAGCAACTCGCCGACCAGCACCGCCGCCACCTGCACCAGCCAGGACAGCGCGCTGTTGCCGAGTTGGGCCCTGACGGTGGCGATACTGGCCTTGATGGAATCGACGGGAGACAAGGACCTGTCGACGGCAAAGACGATTGCGAACTGCGCCGCGAAGCCAAAGATCAAGCCCGGAATGATGCACAGCACCGTCCCGATCGTGGTGCCAATGGCGACCAGCAGCGC is a genomic window containing:
- a CDS encoding patatin-like phospholipase family protein produces the protein MSLRNEERLAKRRGADVRAALRNIPILADIDDEQLERLSTTVDRRHVPTNEWLFHAGDQSDSIYIVDSGRFAAIGADGHVIAEMASGDSIGDLGVIAGGVRSAGVQALRDGVVWRIAADTFTEILARAPQMQAAMLRVMARMLRESRRVKTSGRPRVIGVLSTEDTAAAPIVDAIATRLGSHGRTAVVAAPVDTIAEVQTYGEFVEAFSETLDRAEHSNDWVLMVADRGSSGLWRQYVGAQSDRLVVLADHHSPPEEVDSLATQRPVHLVTCTAEPDPSWWDRLAPVSHHPATEDGFGALARRIAGRSIGLVMAGGGARGFAHFGVYEELTRAGVVIDRFGGTSSGAIASAAFALGMDASDAIAAAREFMAYSDPLGDYTIPAVALTRGGRVNRLIEQFFGSTLIEHLPKGFFSVSADMITGDQIVHRRGPVWLAVRASISIPGLIPPVQHGEQMLVDGGLLNNLPADVMCADQDGDVICVDLRRTFVPSKGFGLLPSIVQPPGFVRRLFTGTDVALPPLQETLLRTFDLAASTANLRELPRVAAIIEPDVSKIGVLNFRQIDAALEAGRIAARAALEAQPDLVR
- a CDS encoding DUF2652 domain-containing protein → MGIQRAVLLIADIGGYTNYMHWNRKHLAHAQWTVAELLESVIDAGKGMKLAKLEGDAAFFWAPDGDANVLVCDRPSRMRHAFRARRERIKKDHPCDCKSCEQRDNLTIKFVTHEGEVAEQRVKRNVELAGVDVILVHRMLKNNVPVSEYLLMTDVVAQCLDEPVRGLCKPLTHDFEGLGHTPTHYIDLATSEVPPLPPERSFFGRLWAYLKFEWHALPYLLGFKKACAGFRSLDRGADEQPATMG